ATGTCAAACGAAAGACCATCAGTTGGAAGATTTTCAATTTGGGAAATGTAGTGGCAACTTCGGAAACtgcatctatccattcattttctaagcctGTGCGAGTGGCTGGTGgttattccagctgactttgggccagAGGCAAGGCACACCCTGGGAgaaggagtacaccctgaactggtcgccagccaatcgtagggtacaccaaaaaaaaaaaaaacatttgcacacacagtcacacttacagaaaatttagagtctttgatTAAcatacaatgcatgtttttttttttgtgtgtgtgggggggaaggaaaccggagtgccgggaaaCCCCCATGGagacacaaggagaacatgcaaacgccacacaggcggggcgggatttgaaccccactccACATATCTTTACTGCCTACGTACATTAtacattaaacaaaaacaaatcaaagtcTTAAACTGAGGACTGTGAGACGCACACCATTATtaatacacatttattttgcaattaaaaCGTTTAACTGTCCAATTTCAACGTCAGTATTCCACAGTACGTTTTAGAAGAAAAGATGAACAAACAGCACCCTCTGTTGGGATACTGCCTTACTGCGCAGCATGAtgtagattttctttttcttcaaatatttttggttttgtttgtttgtccctccaaccatccatccattttcctagccgcttatcctcacaagggttgcggggactgctggagcccatcccagctgtcaacgggcaggaggccctgaactggttgccagccaatcgcagggcacatcgagacaaacagtcgcactcacaatcacacctacgggcaatttagagtgtccaatcaatgttgcctgttttggggatgtgggagtaaaccggagtgcctggaggaaacccacgcaggcacggggggaacatgcacctccagacaggcgggtccgggatcgaacccgggacctcagaactgtgaggccaatgctttccatctgcCACCTTCGTTTGTcccatcaatctattttctgtacctcTTATCCAGATCACAGATCGCAGCCATCATGGCGCCTATCGCAGCTGACTCTGGCCGAAAGCCGAaacacgccctgaactggtcgccagtcaatcgcagggcacatgtagacaaacagccattcgcactcagaatcacacctacgtggaattttgagtcttcaattaacattcCATGTATGTCTTGCATGGCAACCATTGGTTCAGGTTCAAATCAACACCACCCTATTTCTTTATTTGCTCACAAATACTGAGGTCATCGGGTGCATGTgaccctccccctccccctccctggCCTGGCTGCTCTTCGTTTTCTGCTGTGAGTCAAATTGAGACAGAAGTTAAGTAAAGGATTTGCAAGTGTCATGCATgcataaaacatgcattaaagtCAGTACATATTTATCATTGGAGATATTAGCGATGTACTGTTCagtttatgcatttttgttgttgttgttgctaataTTATGTGATGTATTTGTGCGCAGACTGTTGCTAGTTTGAGTCGGACTTGGTTAAATGCTTCTTCGCCAAAGATCTCTTGTGGACATTTGTTGTACTGTGTCATCACATTTGATATCTCTGTGTGATAACTTTTCATAATTTCAGATTATCAGAGATTTACTAATTTGTTAATGTTGGCTGTATTATGTGTagcgttattttttttcatggcacaaTCCACGAAGATTTATTTAGTATGGACATGGTTTATTATCATTACGGTACACATTTTGCCGGTGCGGGAGAAATTATTGGGTAATTTGCTATTTGTGATgaagaggaaaataaaacattgcatACACTTACTTTAAAAACCTGCATTATTCAAGTAAAATTCTGGAAAGGGATTTTAACTCACAGAATCTATTTTCTGTTCAGATACCTGTACTTTTACTCTACTATAGCTTTCAGATATTTCATTCGAGACATTCAGTCAATGTATTTCACTTTTgtgtgcgtgggtttttttttttaattgttagtATTGGTTAATGCTTTTATATTACATTACACAGTGCTCATTGGTCCCACGTTCATATGCATTAACACTTCCCCCATGAGTGCATCCTATAATTTGGTCTCCAATTGGTTTTCTTCTACAAAAGAGTTCCCACAGATGGTGATGGATTCAAACTCGTCTGAGATCTCCAGCAGTGTCTTCCCTTTGGTTTCAGGtaggaagaagaagacgaaaagACAACCCAGCAGGCACATGCAAGCGAAAATCACAAAGCAGTACGAGTCGAGCGCACCCTGGAAGAAAAATAACAGTGTCGTGTTGATTGTACTGTCATCGCAATTCATCCAATCAATTCTCTCCGGTGCACTTACAATAAGAAGGGGAAAGACCAGGCCCAGCACGGCTAAAACGAACCAGCTCTGAACCCCGAAGAGGACAAAGGCAGCGACACGATTGGATTGAATGAAGATCTCACCGTTGAGAGTACCTAATGCTCCCCCTTAcaagaagtacaaaaaaatgcatataccAATCATAGATAAATGAAATGCTTGATTATCATATATAATGTAAGGCATGTTGATACCAGGCCCTCCACAGTagaagatgatgaagaggatGATCAAAACAGCAGTAACATATGGAGCCCAAGAACTAGAACCCTTCAAGGCAAAATCAGAAATGTGAATATGATTatgtgctttgtttgtttggatttaaCATTCTTATTATGTCTGTTTTGAAATTCGATTCACCTTGATTATACTCAGATGTCACATGACTGCAACCACAGCAGTACTTTTACCTTCAAGTTGAGCACGATGGTAACTAACAGCCAGCATGCAGACATGATGGCATAACCTCCCCAGAACAGCCGCCTCCTTCCTGCATGCTCAATCAACAAACCCTGAGGGAAAGAAAGGTACAAATCAGTGTACCCCATGCTCAAATTGTGGGGCTTTTCATACAGGTCATTATGTTGCAGTTGTCgtttgcagtggtgtaaaaTGCTCTCTTGTACTGAGACCTGTTGCTGATATTTTGATGAACTTGTTCAGTAAGAGAGTAAgagaggttctcgctcggagtgagcagcttggataggattagaaatgagctcattcgagggacagccaaagttggatgttttggagacaagattcgagagaatcTGCTCAAGCTACTGCCGCCACGAATGTGTGGAAATAATGTTAACAACATTAATGTTCCTTAAACAATAGCCATTTGTATACTGCAAAAGAATACTATGCTGCAATGCACCTAAAATCTTATTATTAGAGTACACCCTATAACACTCTGTGAATACATTTAAGGATTGATGCGACTGATCAAAAACTGAAAACCATCACTGTATTTCCAGTAAAATAATATTATATACACTATTGTTttccctgcaactggctggaaACCTgatcagggtgtaacccaccacctgcccaaagttagctgggataggctccagtgtttacatgaccctagtgaggataaccagttcagataatggatgggtaaTATTCTTTTCCATCAGAAgcactatactgtatatttattgtagtgtggaaaaaaaatcaatagactGACAACATCTGGAAACAGGGAAGCAAAAGAAAGACTGCACCATGAGAGGAGCTGAAAATACTCACACAAGAGATGGAGGTGATACTTTCAGTGATTCCAAGCCCGATCGTCATGTAACGGATTTGTTCTGTCGGGATCCCCATACTCCGAAAGATGTcaaaagcaaaagtgttgatctAGGAATGAAGGGAACAGCCTTTTATATTGTTATGGCAGGATTAGGATGAAATGAGGTCTTTGGGGGAAATGATTCCTCACCATGGCCATGCCTGACAACTGGTTACAGAAGTAGATGGTGGACAAGGTGATGAGCTGCCATCGGACTCTCCGGTCCCGAAGAAGCAGCAGAGGGCTTTTTGCGGGGGCCGCTTCCATTGTTGCCTGTTCACTCACCATTTCCTCCATCTCTTGCTTGAAGCCACCTTGGCCCCATAGACTCTGCAGAGCTGGAATGCCGCGGTTATGAATTTGTGCTTCCGTTACAGATTGATTAAGTAAGAGAAGGCTGTATCTTGGTGGCTCAGGGATGAAATGCGACCTTCATGAGTGAAAATGCAATGGAATCTTTATGCTTAGTCGCTTCATTTGTTGGGGACAGTGGTAACCATGCACAAGTGCCAATTCTTTGCAGTCTGGATGTGGACAGCTCTGAAGAGAAGACCTCAAAAAGCACCACAAAAAGTCACTAGATTTGTtactcattgcttttttttcaggTAGTCACTGCAGGGGTTGGAAAATTCACTAAATATAGCAACAAGGCTACTAACTCCAGCCTACTACTAACTTAAACTACACGCCTTATCGCCACCCCTGTTCTTCATAGCCGCCATTCGTATAAGACAGAACCACTCCCCAAAACCGAGTGATTTGAAATGCAATGTGACGGATATTAAATGACCTGTAATTCATTATGCTTTGTGTATTTCGATGGTAGGAAGTCAGAGACCTTTTAATATGACATCTCTGACTGTTTTAatgttgaaagaaaacaaatggcattatactgtatgtctcAAAGCAGGCATATTTGCAAGCGCCACATATCAGAAAGTACGGTGGCCTTTAAACGGCGAAAGGCTTTTGGCAGTCGTTTCCATTGTTAAACTACATGTGTTGTGAACTAAGAGTGATAGAGTAATAGTATCTGGAGTGATTGTTTTATACGTACGGAGTCAGTATTGGACAACAATGTGCAGTATTGATATCGTATAATTGTTTTTAACCTATTGAACTAGAGGTAAAACCTAAAACAGCTGAGCTATATAAAAATCTGAGATTATAATGTCGGATCAATTGCTAGATGACATTGCAGACAAGGATGTGTATTTTCTCAATTAAAGAGTAATTCTCAAGActgaatgtaatgtaatgtgtaATGAACACTCACCCTTTTGGCATGCTTTATCATCTCGTTTCTCGATAAACAGATACCTGGGCGCTTCGGGAAGATATGGCATCACCAAAACCTGGACCACCGATAGACACGCAGGCACACAAAGAACCACGTTCCACAGGTCTTCGCACCCAAGGATCTCACTACAGGAGAGGGAAGCGAGTGCTATGGTGCAAGCCAAGTATACTAATTTCTTCAGAAACTGTGTGATAGCTGTGTTATAAAAATAATGAGTTTGAAGATAAAGTCTCAGTTTCAGGCTCGAAATCTTTAAAACATCACAAATCCATTGAGGATACAGCTCATTGTCTTCTGAGACAAGTGTATCaaatttattattgtttagggaaaaggaaaaaatgaatgttgtgcattgttgcattttttcttttgtaggTCAAACCTCTGCTGTAGAAACTGAAAATGCCTGAATATTAAATTACATATGCAGCTAATAATATTTAACAAAATCACTATTTCAGAACACTGCTTCCCATCTATTTTGCATACCGTCAACCAAATGCTAATTTACACCCCGGCTCCATTCCGCAATTGCTCTGTTTCTTTAAAACGCCAATGTGaagccccatagctcagtggttagagcattggtttggtaaaccaggggttgtgagtttgtatctcactggggcctcaacTCCCTAAAGAGGGGTTGTCTGAGGAAGGGcgtctggtgtaaaaactgtgccaaacaaatatgaacgttcatctgagatgtcatgctgtgatgactcctcacgggacaagccgaaagaatctTACTTTAAGACACCACTGTGAGGTGAagctatcagcaagaattcccTGCAACTCAAGAGACAGTATGATAAAAAGTGGTTTTGAGTGGCCGAAGTGACTGGTCTAAAGATCAATGGTTCAATGACATTTTATGAACTGATGAAAGCAAGATTTTTCTGCTGCTACATACTGCACTAGCATCCCCTATATTCTATATTATACATAACTTATCTTTACCAAAGCACAGCAGAGAAAATTAatttgtatcgcgcatttcatacacgaggtaactcaatgtgctttacatgattaaaggcatttgaaaacaaagagataaaacatttaaaacgaaaGTAGAAAGTAAAAGTAAGTAATGATGATTCATCTATTTAAGTTGTCTGaattagtgtttaaaaaaaagtagggaACTCAAGGTAAATGTTTTACAGTctaaaagaaaaagttgcatAATGATTTATACCTAATACCAACTAAAACGGTGCCTAAATGACATGAAAGAGGAGCTGCACAAATAAAGCACATTCATACCTGAGACCAAGAAATTGAGCAGAGAGTTTTCCAAGGGACCTAAAGGCCGCTGCGGACGCGGTGACAACGCCTCTTATTTTTCTGGGTGATATCTCGCCAAGGTACATCAGATGGGTGCTCATTCCAAGGGCTGTAAACCACGAGAAGGTTCTCGATCAATCCATTCTCAACACCAATTATCCTGTTCAGTGTCAAGGGGCAGTGGAGTCTATCCTAAATGacttctggcaaaaaaaaaaaaagggggggggggctacaccctgaactggtcgctagacagttgcagggcacatgtagacagccatccgcactcacattcacatcgtcactgagtgggaactgaacccactaAGTCAGGCGCCTGTAACAACACACCGTCAGCGAGCCAAAAGTTGTGAACACAACAGACAtcaaatgatttcaaaacataaaTAGCACACCTAAAATGTAAAAGCCACATGACAAGATAATAAAGTGGAAATAAATTCAAAGCTAAGACTTGtacataaatattaaattaaagcTAAATTAAAAATGGTAGGTCTTTAggctgtgttttaaaaaaaaacaagaactttCACTACACCAATGAGTTCATCTGGCAGCTGTTCCACAAACAGGGGCCATAAAATTCAAGAGGCCTAACTGTTGGAATGACTAAGACACCAAAGTGTTCGGCAGCTTTCCCTGTGCTGCCTACCATATTTTGCAACTAATTCATTGTCTTGTAGTTTTGGGATGGTTACCTCTATAAGCGTAGTTGATTTAAAAGCATGGATATAGAAGTGAGTAGAGCACAGCCCtccaccattgtttaaatgttcatagaagtgtgtgtgtgtgtgtttggtgggGGGGGATGCTTATTgttgtagttttgttttgtgtccaATGACAAAAAGGGTAGGCCCTTATTCCTAAAACA
This portion of the Syngnathoides biaculeatus isolate LvHL_M chromosome 10, ASM1980259v1, whole genome shotgun sequence genome encodes:
- the slc2a9l1 gene encoding solute carrier family 2 member 9, like 1 isoform X1 codes for the protein MGKTKEHSIQVRQMCVDLHRSGRGYKKIGTQLQLPISIYMTHGNALFLILILGIGGSFQSGYHITGLSSPSPYIQRFINGTWYERYAVPPPGHTVTIIWSLIVSMYAVGGVFGAVSVKWFSGLLGRKKAVICNSCIAIAAAGIMLTSKWAKSYEMIIVARILFGYSSALGMSTHLMYLGEISPRKIRGVVTASAAAFRSLGKLSAQFLGLSEILGCEDLWNVVLCVPACLSVVQVLVMPYLPEAPRYLFIEKRDDKACQKALQSLWGQGGFKQEMEEMVSEQATMEAAPAKSPLLLLRDRRVRWQLITLSTIYFCNQLSGMAMINTFAFDIFRSMGIPTEQIRYMTIGLGITESITSISCGLLIEHAGRRRLFWGGYAIMSACWLLVTIVLNLKGSSSWAPYVTAVLIILFIIFYCGGPGGALGTLNGEIFIQSNRVAAFVLFGVQSWFVLAVLGLVFPLLIGALDSYCFVIFACMCLLGCLFVFFFLPETKGKTLLEISDEFESITICGNSFVEENQLETKL
- the slc2a9l1 gene encoding solute carrier family 2 member 9, like 1 isoform X3, whose amino-acid sequence is MYAVGGVFGAVSVKWFSGLLGRKKAVICNSCIAIAAAGIMLTSKWAKSYEMIIVARILFGYSSALGMSTHLMYLGEISPRKIRGVVTASAAAFRSLGKLSAQFLGLSEILGCEDLWNVVLCVPACLSVVQVLVMPYLPEAPRYLFIEKRDDKACQKALQSLWGQGGFKQEMEEMVSEQATMEAAPAKSPLLLLRDRRVRWQLITLSTIYFCNQLSGMAMINTFAFDIFRSMGIPTEQIRYMTIGLGITESITSISCGLLIEHAGRRRLFWGGYAIMSACWLLVTIVLNLKGSSSWAPYVTAVLIILFIIFYCGGPGGALGTLNGEIFIQSNRVAAFVLFGVQSWFVLAVLGLVFPLLIGALDSYCFVIFACMCLLGCLFVFFFLPETKGKTLLEISDEFESITICGNSFVEENQLETKL
- the slc2a9l1 gene encoding solute carrier family 2 member 9, like 1 isoform X2, coding for MGKTKEHSIQVRQMCVDLHRSGRGYKKIGTQLQLPISIYMTHGNALFLILILGIGGSFQSGYHITGLSSPSPYIQRFINGTWYERYAVPPPGHTVTIIWSLIVSMYAVGGVFGAVSVKWFSGLLGRKKAVICNSCIAIAAAGIMLTSKWAKSYEMIIVARILFGYSSALGMSTHLMYLGEISPRKIRGVVTASAAAFRSLGKLSAQFLGLSEILGCEDLWNVVLCVPACLSVVQVLVMPYLPEAPRYLFIEKRDDKACQKALQSLWGQGGFKQEMEEMVSEQATMEAAPAKSPLLLLRDRRVRWQLITLSTIYFCNQLSGMAMINTFAFDIFRSMGIPTEQIRYMTIGLGITESITSISCGLLIEHAGRRRLFWGGYAIMSACWLLVTIVLNLKGSSSWAPYVTAVLIILFIIFYCGGPGGALGTLNGEIFIQSNRVAAFVLFGVQSWFVLAVLGLVFPLLIGRHCWRSQTSLNPSPSVGTLL